The following coding sequences are from one Malaciobacter pacificus window:
- a CDS encoding Fur family transcriptional regulator encodes MNKLDKITNNTNIKLTNARRAILEILIESNKPLCYEDIKDSLSMDKATFYRNVSKFEEEKIIYSFESNDKKRYFEMQKTQHSHFICTNCSKIECIHKDFNLNLENHKIGTIIIKGLCPNCI; translated from the coding sequence ATGAACAAATTAGACAAAATAACAAATAATACAAATATCAAACTAACAAATGCAAGAAGAGCTATTTTAGAAATTCTAATTGAATCTAATAAACCTTTGTGCTATGAAGATATTAAAGATAGTTTATCAATGGATAAAGCTACATTTTACAGAAATGTTTCAAAATTTGAAGAGGAAAAAATAATTTATTCTTTTGAATCAAATGATAAAAAAAGATACTTTGAAATGCAAAAAACACAGCACTCTCACTTTATTTGTACTAACTGTTCAAAAATTGAATGTATTCATAAAGATTTTAATCTAAATTTAGAAAATCATAAAATAGGTACAATAATAATCAAAGGCTTATGCCCAAACTGTATATAA
- the nhaA gene encoding Na+/H+ antiporter NhaA: MIDKNVVIEKFTSIQDFINKEALSGILLFIATVAAVLVANSAWGQAYYDLWHMPLGITLGDKTISMTLTYWIDDGLMALFFLMVGLEIKREMVIGELSTVNKAAFPIVAAIGGMAIPALIYVALNPDNPLGFGVPMATDIAFALGILMLLGTKVNPALKLFLVAVAVVDDLGAVMVVATVYTAEIKAEYFLHAGVTYALIWALNYFGVKKLLPYLILGVFLWIFIHEIGIHATIAGVLLAFAIPISSKIDEERFLEKTKESIEEFEKHKDPTPVLNHHQIDALEGIAYGYDKVQNPLVRLEHNLHGLSAFFIMPLFAFSNAGVLIDFSTVNANLMIVLGVVFGLLIGKPIGVFGFTYLATKLKIVSKPDNISWYEIFAVGFLAGIGFTMSIFITHLAFLDESTISAVKLGVFAASFLAAIIGVVLILMSNKTKA, from the coding sequence ATGATTGATAAAAATGTTGTAATTGAAAAATTTACATCGATACAAGACTTTATAAATAAAGAAGCCCTTAGTGGTATTTTATTATTTATTGCAACTGTTGCAGCTGTTTTAGTTGCTAATTCTGCTTGGGGACAAGCTTATTATGACTTATGGCATATGCCTTTAGGAATAACATTAGGTGATAAAACAATTTCTATGACATTAACCTATTGGATTGATGATGGACTTATGGCTTTATTTTTCTTAATGGTAGGACTTGAGATAAAAAGAGAAATGGTTATTGGAGAATTATCAACTGTTAATAAAGCAGCATTTCCAATAGTAGCTGCAATTGGAGGAATGGCAATTCCTGCACTTATTTATGTTGCTTTAAATCCTGATAATCCATTAGGATTTGGTGTACCTATGGCAACAGACATAGCATTTGCACTTGGTATACTTATGCTTTTAGGAACAAAAGTAAATCCAGCATTAAAACTATTTTTAGTTGCAGTTGCAGTAGTTGATGATTTAGGTGCTGTTATGGTAGTTGCTACTGTTTATACAGCAGAAATAAAAGCAGAATACTTTTTACACGCTGGAGTTACTTATGCTCTAATTTGGGCATTAAACTATTTTGGTGTTAAAAAATTATTACCATATTTAATACTAGGTGTGTTCTTATGGATTTTCATCCATGAAATAGGAATTCATGCAACAATCGCTGGTGTTTTATTAGCCTTTGCTATTCCAATTAGCTCAAAAATTGATGAAGAGAGATTTTTAGAAAAAACAAAAGAATCAATTGAAGAGTTTGAAAAACACAAAGATCCAACTCCTGTACTAAATCATCATCAAATTGATGCTTTAGAAGGAATTGCTTATGGATATGATAAAGTTCAAAATCCTCTAGTAAGATTAGAACACAATTTACATGGATTATCTGCATTTTTTATTATGCCGTTATTTGCATTTTCAAATGCTGGAGTTTTAATTGATTTCTCAACAGTAAATGCAAACTTAATGATTGTTTTAGGCGTTGTATTTGGACTTTTAATTGGTAAACCTATTGGTGTATTTGGTTTTACATACTTAGCTACAAAACTTAAAATTGTTTCAAAACCAGATAATATATCTTGGTATGAAATATTTGCAGTAGGTTTCCTAGCTGGTATTGGTTTTACAATGTCTATATTTATAACTCACTTAGCCTTCTTAGATGAAAGTACAATTAGTGCAGTTAAACTTGGAGTATTTGCAGCATCATTCTTAGCTGCCATAATAGGTGTAGTACTTATACTTATGTCAAATAAAACAAAAGCTTAA
- a CDS encoding DUF1007 family protein: MIRIIFLTLLFTNLINACSLCAVYSPRTDVSIHIKADKEEIKTAKVTWTFAAAFSDELLKLYDLNLDETFDEKELTMIEDALLAYIETKNFLTFISYDKDIQKESRKVDVTNYKFSFDGKSLSFDYEIRLNYKIIDKNKLHIRIHDDGAYFLILFDKNKQFFNIPYKVKKEYKPNNITYTIDAPSLANSNIITKDENVKSIEEPTLEEKLTVEEKKKELTFLEKYTKEIKRYLIEIEKGEDKLALVFLLFASFIYGVIHALGPGHGKALAFSYFSAQKSSFIQAFSISLATAFVHIIGAFILVVVSVFVLQSVLNSFIEDSISYLTSLCAVLIMILSLYILYKKLKKKSCDCCKRKKQDLFFVLTAGLIPCPGTVLLFVYAFILETYLSVLLASIAISLGMGIVIFASSFLGLSLNKVSAKSHKLINFLEIVAPIFMFILGVFLLFGSTI, from the coding sequence ATGATTAGAATAATTTTTCTAACACTTTTATTTACAAACCTTATTAATGCATGTTCTTTATGTGCAGTATACTCTCCAAGAACAGATGTATCAATACATATAAAAGCAGATAAAGAAGAGATAAAAACAGCAAAAGTTACATGGACTTTTGCTGCTGCTTTTAGTGACGAACTTTTAAAACTTTATGATTTAAATTTAGATGAGACTTTTGATGAAAAAGAGCTAACAATGATAGAAGATGCTCTTTTAGCTTATATTGAAACAAAAAACTTTTTGACTTTTATCTCTTACGATAAAGATATACAAAAAGAGTCTAGAAAAGTAGATGTTACTAACTATAAGTTTTCTTTTGATGGAAAGTCATTGTCTTTTGACTATGAGATAAGATTAAACTATAAAATTATTGATAAAAATAAACTTCATATTAGAATACATGATGATGGAGCATATTTTTTAATACTTTTTGATAAAAATAAACAATTTTTTAATATTCCATACAAAGTTAAAAAAGAGTATAAACCAAATAACATTACATACACTATAGATGCACCTTCATTGGCTAATAGTAATATAATTACCAAAGATGAAAATGTAAAATCTATTGAAGAACCTACATTAGAAGAAAAACTCACAGTTGAAGAGAAGAAAAAAGAGTTGACTTTTCTTGAAAAATATACAAAAGAGATTAAAAGATATTTAATAGAAATTGAAAAAGGTGAAGATAAATTAGCACTTGTATTTTTACTTTTTGCTTCATTTATTTATGGAGTAATTCACGCCCTTGGTCCAGGTCATGGAAAAGCTTTAGCATTTTCATATTTTTCAGCTCAAAAAAGTAGTTTTATTCAAGCTTTTAGTATTTCTTTAGCTACAGCATTTGTTCATATAATTGGAGCATTTATTTTAGTTGTAGTTTCTGTATTTGTACTTCAAAGTGTTTTAAATAGTTTTATTGAAGATTCAATTTCATATTTAACATCTCTTTGTGCAGTACTAATAATGATTTTATCACTATATATACTTTATAAAAAGTTAAAAAAGAAATCTTGTGATTGTTGTAAAAGAAAAAAACAAGATTTATTTTTTGTTTTAACAGCTGGTCTTATTCCTTGCCCTGGTACTGTTTTATTATTTGTATATGCATTTATTTTAGAGACTTATTTATCTGTATTACTTGCAAGTATTGCTATTAGTTTAGGTATGGGGATTGTGATTTTTGCTTCATCTTTCTTAGGATTATCTTTAAATAAAGTATCTGCAAAGTCACATAAATTAATTAACTTTTTAGAAATAGTTGCTCCTATATT
- a CDS encoding metal ABC transporter solute-binding protein, Zn/Mn family: MKKLFVVLIFLFSWTFLSAKEISVSILPQKYFVEKIVGDKFNVNVMVKPGSSPATYEPKTSQMRDLVKSDIYFSIDVPFEKVWLEKFKQSAKNTLFVDTSKGIEKLAMEAHSHGEEQHHEEDKHEEHDHEEHAHDHGGLDPHIWLDPILVKIQAKNIYDAVSKIDSKNSEFYKANYEVFIKELEQLDNNIKDILKDVEHKPFMVFHPSWGYFAKRYHLEQVSIEVEGKEPKPNQLVEIIEDAKKHNIKVVFVAPQFSQNSAKTISKSLNANVVTINPLSLKWDEELIITAKEIEKSYK, encoded by the coding sequence ATGAAAAAACTATTTGTTGTTTTAATATTTTTGTTTTCTTGGACATTTTTAAGTGCAAAAGAGATTAGTGTAAGTATTTTACCTCAAAAATATTTTGTAGAAAAAATTGTGGGAGACAAGTTTAATGTAAATGTAATGGTAAAACCAGGATCCTCACCTGCTACATATGAGCCTAAAACATCTCAAATGAGAGATTTAGTTAAATCAGATATATATTTTTCAATTGATGTACCATTTGAAAAAGTGTGGTTAGAAAAATTTAAACAAAGTGCTAAAAATACACTTTTTGTAGATACTTCAAAGGGTATTGAAAAACTTGCGATGGAAGCACACTCTCATGGAGAAGAACAACACCATGAAGAAGATAAACATGAAGAACATGACCATGAAGAGCATGCACATGATCATGGAGGTTTAGACCCACACATTTGGTTAGACCCAATTTTAGTAAAAATACAAGCTAAAAATATTTATGATGCAGTTTCAAAAATAGATAGTAAAAATAGTGAATTTTATAAAGCCAATTACGAAGTATTTATAAAAGAACTAGAGCAATTAGATAATAACATTAAAGATATTTTAAAAGATGTAGAACATAAACCATTTATGGTATTTCATCCATCATGGGGATACTTTGCAAAGAGATATCATTTAGAACAAGTTTCAATTGAAGTAGAAGGGAAAGAGCCAAAACCTAATCAATTGGTTGAAATTATTGAAGATGCCAAAAAACATAATATTAAAGTAGTTTTTGTTGCACCTCAATTCTCACAAAATAGTGCAAAAACAATTTCAAAGAGTTTAAATGCAAATGTAGTTACAATCAATCCACTTAGTTTAAAATGGGATGAAGAGCTAATAATAACTGCAAAGGAAATTGAAAAAAGTTACAAATGA